Proteins encoded in a region of the Canis lupus familiaris isolate Mischka breed German Shepherd chromosome 1, alternate assembly UU_Cfam_GSD_1.0, whole genome shotgun sequence genome:
- the LOC119870888 gene encoding NACHT, LRR and PYD domains-containing protein 13-like isoform X1, translating to MKAKILMMWDNMPWPEDHIYLRNVTEKEHDELKSLLYPNRTGAQPQTIILEGIAGVGKTTLAMKAMLHWAEGFLFQQRFSYVFFISCHKVKDMKDTTFAGLLSWDWPDSQVPIEELMSHPERLLFVIDGFEEMDMPSNLDNSPPCTDWYQQLPVNRILFYLLKKELVPMATLLITTKEYRTKDLKKLLLNPWFVQILGFTEGDREEYFIRYFGDQKKAKKVLYWVRKNETLFYFCSAPLVCWTVCSCLKRQMVRNPHFQISTQTTTSLYVHFFSSLFATAEVSLSEQNWPGQWSALCSLAAEGMWFRNFTFTKEDLKHKCLEAHLIGSLLRLNILRKVNDCEECVTFTHQSFQVFLGAMFYVLWGTKGSIGGPAKHEEMRVLLNNALVDRNFYWNQMALFFFGLLKRSLIRELEDTLCCKVGQRIMDELLEWAEELKSYDIVLNRFEFLHFFSCLYETQEENFVRQILSHLLEADINIFGNQQLQVSSFCLKHCRSLSKLRLSVTSSILQTELTFSVETLEPHSKIYQWQDICSVFCNGHVSELDLSNSKLNTSSMKKLCYELRNPRCKLRKLTLTHLNLSSNNLGVPVSTMIFKTLRHSACNLQYLWLESCGLTPLVCRHLFVELSRNSSVSFLSLGDNDLSGMKGLQGPSGMSTSSLKELSLEKCNLSAAIYQDLALHVSSTQRTTRLCLGFNPLQDDGVRLLCAALTHPECALERLVLWFCQLGAPSCRYLSEALLKNKSLTHLNLRRNKLRDEGVKFLCKALSHPDCSLQNLDLSDCSFTADGCQELANALRHNHNMKILDIRNNDVQDNGVKHLCEVLQDPYCELNTLGLEKCNLTPACCQHLSSVLTSSKSLINLNLLENDLEPSGVSILWKALKKSMCKLQKLGLKKELYDLVKVELEELQERGSFLRVKYKWDFNDLEDKWWW from the exons atGAAGGCTAAAATATTGATGATGTGGGACAACATGCCATGGCCTGAAGACCATATATATCTCCGCAATGTAACTGAGAAGGAACATGATGAACTGAAGAGCCTCCTGTATCCTAACAGGACTGGAGCCCAGCCACAGACAATCATCTTGGAGGGAATAGCAGGGGTTGGGAAGACCACTCTGGCAATGAAGGCCATGCTGCATTGGGCAGAGGGCTTTCTCTTTCAGCAGAggttctcctatgttttctttatcaGCTGCCATAAAGTTAAAGACATGAAGGATACCACATTTGCTGGCCTGCTTTCCTGGGACTGGCCTGACTCCCAGGTCCCCATTGAAGAGCTCATGAGTCACCCCGAGAGGCTCCTGTTTGTCATCGATGGCTTTGAGGAAATGGACATGCCTTCCAACTTGGACAACAGCCCACCATGTACAGACTGGTATCAGCAACTCCCAGTCAACAGAATCCTGTTCTACTTGCTGAAGAAAGAATTGGTTCCCATGGCTACCTTACTGATCACAACCAAAGAGTATAGAACCAAGGATCTTAAAAAGTTGTTACTGAATCCATGGTTTGTACAAATCTTAGGGTTCACAGAGGGAGACCGGGAAGAATATTTCATCAGGTACTTTGGTGACcaaaaaaaagctaagaaagtCTTGTATTGGGTAAGAAAAAATGAGACCctgttttatttctgctctgcCCCCCTGGTATGCTGGACTGTGTGTTCCTGCCTGAAACGGCAGATGGTAAGAAATCCTCATTTCCAGATAAGCACCCAGACCACCACCAGTCTGTATGTTCATTTTTTCTCCAGCTTGTTTGCCACAGCAGAGGTGAGTTTGTCAGAGCAGAACTGGCCAGGGCAGTGGAGTGCCCTATGCTCTCTGGCTGCAGAGGGGATGTGGTTTAGGAACTTCACATTTACAAAAGAGGACCTCAAACACAAGTGCCTGGAAGCCCATCTCATTGGTTCTCTCCTCAGGTTGAATATTCTTCGTAAGGTAAATGACTGTGAGGAGTGTGTTACTTTCACTCACCAGAGTTTCCAGGTGTTTTTGGGGGCCATGTTCTATGTACTTTGGGGGACAAAAGGATCCATTGGTGGCCCTGCAAAGCATGAAGAGATGAGGGTGCTACTGAATAATGCTTTGGTTGACAGAAACTTCTATTGGAATCAGatggctctttttttctttggccttttaaaaagaagcctAATAAGAGAACTGGAAGATACTTTGTGTTGTAAAGTGGGTCAAAGGATAATGGATGAATTATTAGAATGGGCAGAGGAATTAAAAAGTTATGACATTGTCCTTAACCGTTTTGAGTTCCTACACTTTTTTTCATGCTTATATGAGACTCAGGAGGAAAACTTTGTAAGGCAAATTTTGAGTCATCTCCTTGAAGCTGACATCAATATTTTTGGGAATCAACAACTCCaagtttcttcattttgcctAAAGCACTGTCGAAGTTTAAGTAAGCTAAGGCTTTCTGTCACCAGTTCCATCCTTCAAACGGAATTGACTTTCAGTGTGGAAACTCTGGA GCCACATTCCAAGATTTATCAGTGGCAAGATATTTGCTCCGTGTTTTGCAATGGGCATGTGAGTGAGCTGGATCTTAGTAACAGCAAACTTAATACTTCTTCAATGAAGAAACTCTGTTATGAGCTGAGAAATCCAAGGTGTAAGCTCCGAAAACTGAC GCTGACCCATCTGAACTTGAGCTCGAACAACTTGGGAGTTCCTGTGTCCACGATGATCTTTAAAACCTTGAGGCATTCAGCCTGCAACCTCCAGTATCTGTG GTTGGAATCATGTGGCCTTACCCCTCTGGTGTGTCGTCATCTCTTTGTGGAGCTCAGCAGGAACTCCAGTGTGAGCTTTCTCAGCCTGGGGGACAATGATCTCTCAGGTATGAAGGGTCTGCAGGGGCCCTCTGGGATGTCAACATCTTCCCTGAAGGAGCTGTC CCTGGAGAAATGCAACCTGTCAGCAGCCATCTATCAGGATCTGGCACTGCACGTCTCTAGCACCCAGAGGACAACTCGACTATGCCTGGGATTTAATCCACTCCAAGATGATGGTGTGAGACTCCTCTGTGCTGCCCTGACTCATCCTGAGTGTGCTTTAGAGAGACTGGT GCTCTGGTTCTGCCAGCTTGGTGCGCCCAGTTGCAGGTACTTGTCAGAGGCTCTCCTTAAGAACAAGAGTTTGACACATCTGAACCTGAGGAGGAATAAGCTGAGAGATGAGGGAGTGAAGTTTCTGTGTAAGGCCCTGAGTCATCCGGACTGCAGCCTACAGAACCTGGA tTTGTCAGATTGTTCTTTCACAGCAGATGGATGTCAGGAGCTTGCTAATGCCCTCAGGCATAATCATAACATGAAGATTTTGGATATCAGGAACAATGATGTTCAGGATAATGGAGTGAAACACCTGTGTGAGGTTCTACAGGATCCGTATTGTGAATTGAACACACTTGG GTTGGAGAAATGCAATCTGACGCCTGCTTGCTGCCAGCATCTCTCCTCTGTTCTCACAAGCAGTAAAAGCCTGATTAACTTGAACCTTTTGGAGAATGACTTGGAGCCCAGTGGAGTCAGCATACTGTGGAAGGCCTTGAAAAAGTCAATGTGCAAACTACAGAAACTTGG GCTCAAGAAAGAGTTGTATGACCTAGTGAAGGTGGAGCTGGAGGAATTGCAGGAGAGGGGGTCCTTTCTAAGAGTCAAGTATAAATGGGATTTCAATGACCTTGAGGACAAGTGGTGGTGGTGA
- the LOC119870888 gene encoding NACHT, LRR and PYD domains-containing protein 13-like isoform X5, which yields MKAKILMMWDNMPWPEDHIYLRNVTEKEHDELKSLLYPNRTGAQPQTIILEGIAGVGKTTLAMKAMLHWAEGFLFQQRFSYVFFISCHKVKDMKDTTFAGLLSWDWPDSQVPIEELMSHPERLLFVIDGFEEMDMPSNLDNSPPCTDWYQQLPVNRILFYLLKKELVPMATLLITTKEYRTKDLKKLLLNPWFVQILGFTEGDREEYFIRYFGDQKKAKKVLYWVRKNETLFYFCSAPLVCWTVCSCLKRQMVRNPHFQISTQTTTSLYVHFFSSLFATAEVSLSEQNWPGQWSALCSLAAEGMWFRNFTFTKEDLKHKCLEAHLIGSLLRLNILRKVNDCEECVTFTHQSFQVFLGAMFYVLWGTKGSIGGPAKHEEMRVLLNNALVDRNFYWNQMALFFFGLLKRSLIRELEDTLCCKVGQRIMDELLEWAEELKSYDIVLNRFEFLHFFSCLYETQEENFVRQILSHLLEADINIFGNQQLQVSSFCLKHCRSLSKLRLSVTSSILQTELTFSVETLEPHSKIYQWQDICSVFCNGHVSELDLSNSKLNTSSMKKLCYELRNPRCKLRKLTCKSITPVKILKELVLVLHGNNRLTHLNLSSNNLGVPVSTMIFKTLRHSACNLQYLWLESCGLTPLVCRHLFVELSRNSSVSFLSLGDNDLSGMKGLQGPSGMSTSSLKELSLEKCNLSAAIYQDLALHVSSTQRTTRLCLGFNPLQDDGVRLLCAALTHPECALERLVLSDCSFTADGCQELANALRHNHNMKILDIRNNDVQDNGVKHLCEVLQDPYCELNTLGLEKCNLTPACCQHLSSVLTSSKSLINLNLLENDLEPSGVSILWKALKKSMCKLQKLGLKKELYDLVKVELEELQERGSFLRVKYKWDFNDLEDKWWW from the exons atGAAGGCTAAAATATTGATGATGTGGGACAACATGCCATGGCCTGAAGACCATATATATCTCCGCAATGTAACTGAGAAGGAACATGATGAACTGAAGAGCCTCCTGTATCCTAACAGGACTGGAGCCCAGCCACAGACAATCATCTTGGAGGGAATAGCAGGGGTTGGGAAGACCACTCTGGCAATGAAGGCCATGCTGCATTGGGCAGAGGGCTTTCTCTTTCAGCAGAggttctcctatgttttctttatcaGCTGCCATAAAGTTAAAGACATGAAGGATACCACATTTGCTGGCCTGCTTTCCTGGGACTGGCCTGACTCCCAGGTCCCCATTGAAGAGCTCATGAGTCACCCCGAGAGGCTCCTGTTTGTCATCGATGGCTTTGAGGAAATGGACATGCCTTCCAACTTGGACAACAGCCCACCATGTACAGACTGGTATCAGCAACTCCCAGTCAACAGAATCCTGTTCTACTTGCTGAAGAAAGAATTGGTTCCCATGGCTACCTTACTGATCACAACCAAAGAGTATAGAACCAAGGATCTTAAAAAGTTGTTACTGAATCCATGGTTTGTACAAATCTTAGGGTTCACAGAGGGAGACCGGGAAGAATATTTCATCAGGTACTTTGGTGACcaaaaaaaagctaagaaagtCTTGTATTGGGTAAGAAAAAATGAGACCctgttttatttctgctctgcCCCCCTGGTATGCTGGACTGTGTGTTCCTGCCTGAAACGGCAGATGGTAAGAAATCCTCATTTCCAGATAAGCACCCAGACCACCACCAGTCTGTATGTTCATTTTTTCTCCAGCTTGTTTGCCACAGCAGAGGTGAGTTTGTCAGAGCAGAACTGGCCAGGGCAGTGGAGTGCCCTATGCTCTCTGGCTGCAGAGGGGATGTGGTTTAGGAACTTCACATTTACAAAAGAGGACCTCAAACACAAGTGCCTGGAAGCCCATCTCATTGGTTCTCTCCTCAGGTTGAATATTCTTCGTAAGGTAAATGACTGTGAGGAGTGTGTTACTTTCACTCACCAGAGTTTCCAGGTGTTTTTGGGGGCCATGTTCTATGTACTTTGGGGGACAAAAGGATCCATTGGTGGCCCTGCAAAGCATGAAGAGATGAGGGTGCTACTGAATAATGCTTTGGTTGACAGAAACTTCTATTGGAATCAGatggctctttttttctttggccttttaaaaagaagcctAATAAGAGAACTGGAAGATACTTTGTGTTGTAAAGTGGGTCAAAGGATAATGGATGAATTATTAGAATGGGCAGAGGAATTAAAAAGTTATGACATTGTCCTTAACCGTTTTGAGTTCCTACACTTTTTTTCATGCTTATATGAGACTCAGGAGGAAAACTTTGTAAGGCAAATTTTGAGTCATCTCCTTGAAGCTGACATCAATATTTTTGGGAATCAACAACTCCaagtttcttcattttgcctAAAGCACTGTCGAAGTTTAAGTAAGCTAAGGCTTTCTGTCACCAGTTCCATCCTTCAAACGGAATTGACTTTCAGTGTGGAAACTCTGGA GCCACATTCCAAGATTTATCAGTGGCAAGATATTTGCTCCGTGTTTTGCAATGGGCATGTGAGTGAGCTGGATCTTAGTAACAGCAAACTTAATACTTCTTCAATGAAGAAACTCTGTTATGAGCTGAGAAATCCAAGGTGTAAGCTCCGAAAACTGAC gTGCAAATCAATAACTCCTGTGAAGATTCTGAAGGAGCTTGTCCTTGTCTTACATGGTAACAACAGGCTGACCCATCTGAACTTGAGCTCGAACAACTTGGGAGTTCCTGTGTCCACGATGATCTTTAAAACCTTGAGGCATTCAGCCTGCAACCTCCAGTATCTGTG GTTGGAATCATGTGGCCTTACCCCTCTGGTGTGTCGTCATCTCTTTGTGGAGCTCAGCAGGAACTCCAGTGTGAGCTTTCTCAGCCTGGGGGACAATGATCTCTCAGGTATGAAGGGTCTGCAGGGGCCCTCTGGGATGTCAACATCTTCCCTGAAGGAGCTGTC CCTGGAGAAATGCAACCTGTCAGCAGCCATCTATCAGGATCTGGCACTGCACGTCTCTAGCACCCAGAGGACAACTCGACTATGCCTGGGATTTAATCCACTCCAAGATGATGGTGTGAGACTCCTCTGTGCTGCCCTGACTCATCCTGAGTGTGCTTTAGAGAGACTGGT tTTGTCAGATTGTTCTTTCACAGCAGATGGATGTCAGGAGCTTGCTAATGCCCTCAGGCATAATCATAACATGAAGATTTTGGATATCAGGAACAATGATGTTCAGGATAATGGAGTGAAACACCTGTGTGAGGTTCTACAGGATCCGTATTGTGAATTGAACACACTTGG GTTGGAGAAATGCAATCTGACGCCTGCTTGCTGCCAGCATCTCTCCTCTGTTCTCACAAGCAGTAAAAGCCTGATTAACTTGAACCTTTTGGAGAATGACTTGGAGCCCAGTGGAGTCAGCATACTGTGGAAGGCCTTGAAAAAGTCAATGTGCAAACTACAGAAACTTGG GCTCAAGAAAGAGTTGTATGACCTAGTGAAGGTGGAGCTGGAGGAATTGCAGGAGAGGGGGTCCTTTCTAAGAGTCAAGTATAAATGGGATTTCAATGACCTTGAGGACAAGTGGTGGTGGTGA
- the LOC119870888 gene encoding NACHT, LRR and PYD domains-containing protein 13-like isoform X2 yields MKAKILMMWDNMPWPEDHIYLRNVTEKEHDELKSLLYPNRTGAQPQTIILEGIAGVGKTTLAMKAMLHWAEGFLFQQRFSYVFFISCHKVKDMKDTTFAGLLSWDWPDSQVPIEELMSHPERLLFVIDGFEEMDMPSNLDNSPPCTDWYQQLPVNRILFYLLKKELVPMATLLITTKEYRTKDLKKLLLNPWFVQILGFTEGDREEYFIRYFGDQKKAKKVLYWVRKNETLFYFCSAPLVCWTVCSCLKRQMVRNPHFQISTQTTTSLYVHFFSSLFATAEVSLSEQNWPGQWSALCSLAAEGMWFRNFTFTKEDLKHKCLEAHLIGSLLRLNILRKVNDCEECVTFTHQSFQVFLGAMFYVLWGTKGSIGGPAKHEEMRVLLNNALVDRNFYWNQMALFFFGLLKRSLIRELEDTLCCKVGQRIMDELLEWAEELKSYDIVLNRFEFLHFFSCLYETQEENFVRQILSHLLEADINIFGNQQLQVSSFCLKHCRSLSKLRLSVTSSILQTELTFSVETLEPHSKIYQWQDICSVFCNGHVSELDLSNSKLNTSSMKKLCYELRNPRCKLRKLTCKSITPVKILKELVLVLHGNNRLTHLNLSSNNLGVPVSTMIFKTLRHSACNLQYLWLESCGLTPLVCRHLFVELSRNSSVSFLSLGDNDLSGMKGLQGPSGMSTSSLKELSLEKCNLSAAIYQDLALHVSSTQRTTRLCLGFNPLQDDGVRLLCAALTHPECALERLVLWFCQLGAPSCRYLSEALLKNKSLTHLNLRRNKLRDEGVKFLCKALSHPDCSLQNLDLSDCSFTADGCQELANALRHNHNMKILDIRNNDVQDNGVKHLCEVLQDPYCELNTLGLEKCNLTPACCQHLSSVLTSSKSLINLNLLENDLEPSGVSILWKALKKSMCKLQKLG; encoded by the exons atGAAGGCTAAAATATTGATGATGTGGGACAACATGCCATGGCCTGAAGACCATATATATCTCCGCAATGTAACTGAGAAGGAACATGATGAACTGAAGAGCCTCCTGTATCCTAACAGGACTGGAGCCCAGCCACAGACAATCATCTTGGAGGGAATAGCAGGGGTTGGGAAGACCACTCTGGCAATGAAGGCCATGCTGCATTGGGCAGAGGGCTTTCTCTTTCAGCAGAggttctcctatgttttctttatcaGCTGCCATAAAGTTAAAGACATGAAGGATACCACATTTGCTGGCCTGCTTTCCTGGGACTGGCCTGACTCCCAGGTCCCCATTGAAGAGCTCATGAGTCACCCCGAGAGGCTCCTGTTTGTCATCGATGGCTTTGAGGAAATGGACATGCCTTCCAACTTGGACAACAGCCCACCATGTACAGACTGGTATCAGCAACTCCCAGTCAACAGAATCCTGTTCTACTTGCTGAAGAAAGAATTGGTTCCCATGGCTACCTTACTGATCACAACCAAAGAGTATAGAACCAAGGATCTTAAAAAGTTGTTACTGAATCCATGGTTTGTACAAATCTTAGGGTTCACAGAGGGAGACCGGGAAGAATATTTCATCAGGTACTTTGGTGACcaaaaaaaagctaagaaagtCTTGTATTGGGTAAGAAAAAATGAGACCctgttttatttctgctctgcCCCCCTGGTATGCTGGACTGTGTGTTCCTGCCTGAAACGGCAGATGGTAAGAAATCCTCATTTCCAGATAAGCACCCAGACCACCACCAGTCTGTATGTTCATTTTTTCTCCAGCTTGTTTGCCACAGCAGAGGTGAGTTTGTCAGAGCAGAACTGGCCAGGGCAGTGGAGTGCCCTATGCTCTCTGGCTGCAGAGGGGATGTGGTTTAGGAACTTCACATTTACAAAAGAGGACCTCAAACACAAGTGCCTGGAAGCCCATCTCATTGGTTCTCTCCTCAGGTTGAATATTCTTCGTAAGGTAAATGACTGTGAGGAGTGTGTTACTTTCACTCACCAGAGTTTCCAGGTGTTTTTGGGGGCCATGTTCTATGTACTTTGGGGGACAAAAGGATCCATTGGTGGCCCTGCAAAGCATGAAGAGATGAGGGTGCTACTGAATAATGCTTTGGTTGACAGAAACTTCTATTGGAATCAGatggctctttttttctttggccttttaaaaagaagcctAATAAGAGAACTGGAAGATACTTTGTGTTGTAAAGTGGGTCAAAGGATAATGGATGAATTATTAGAATGGGCAGAGGAATTAAAAAGTTATGACATTGTCCTTAACCGTTTTGAGTTCCTACACTTTTTTTCATGCTTATATGAGACTCAGGAGGAAAACTTTGTAAGGCAAATTTTGAGTCATCTCCTTGAAGCTGACATCAATATTTTTGGGAATCAACAACTCCaagtttcttcattttgcctAAAGCACTGTCGAAGTTTAAGTAAGCTAAGGCTTTCTGTCACCAGTTCCATCCTTCAAACGGAATTGACTTTCAGTGTGGAAACTCTGGA GCCACATTCCAAGATTTATCAGTGGCAAGATATTTGCTCCGTGTTTTGCAATGGGCATGTGAGTGAGCTGGATCTTAGTAACAGCAAACTTAATACTTCTTCAATGAAGAAACTCTGTTATGAGCTGAGAAATCCAAGGTGTAAGCTCCGAAAACTGAC gTGCAAATCAATAACTCCTGTGAAGATTCTGAAGGAGCTTGTCCTTGTCTTACATGGTAACAACAGGCTGACCCATCTGAACTTGAGCTCGAACAACTTGGGAGTTCCTGTGTCCACGATGATCTTTAAAACCTTGAGGCATTCAGCCTGCAACCTCCAGTATCTGTG GTTGGAATCATGTGGCCTTACCCCTCTGGTGTGTCGTCATCTCTTTGTGGAGCTCAGCAGGAACTCCAGTGTGAGCTTTCTCAGCCTGGGGGACAATGATCTCTCAGGTATGAAGGGTCTGCAGGGGCCCTCTGGGATGTCAACATCTTCCCTGAAGGAGCTGTC CCTGGAGAAATGCAACCTGTCAGCAGCCATCTATCAGGATCTGGCACTGCACGTCTCTAGCACCCAGAGGACAACTCGACTATGCCTGGGATTTAATCCACTCCAAGATGATGGTGTGAGACTCCTCTGTGCTGCCCTGACTCATCCTGAGTGTGCTTTAGAGAGACTGGT GCTCTGGTTCTGCCAGCTTGGTGCGCCCAGTTGCAGGTACTTGTCAGAGGCTCTCCTTAAGAACAAGAGTTTGACACATCTGAACCTGAGGAGGAATAAGCTGAGAGATGAGGGAGTGAAGTTTCTGTGTAAGGCCCTGAGTCATCCGGACTGCAGCCTACAGAACCTGGA tTTGTCAGATTGTTCTTTCACAGCAGATGGATGTCAGGAGCTTGCTAATGCCCTCAGGCATAATCATAACATGAAGATTTTGGATATCAGGAACAATGATGTTCAGGATAATGGAGTGAAACACCTGTGTGAGGTTCTACAGGATCCGTATTGTGAATTGAACACACTTGG GTTGGAGAAATGCAATCTGACGCCTGCTTGCTGCCAGCATCTCTCCTCTGTTCTCACAAGCAGTAAAAGCCTGATTAACTTGAACCTTTTGGAGAATGACTTGGAGCCCAGTGGAGTCAGCATACTGTGGAAGGCCTTGAAAAAGTCAATGTGCAAACTACAGAAACTTGGGTAA
- the LOC119870888 gene encoding NACHT, LRR and PYD domains-containing protein 13-like isoform X3 has translation MKKLCYELRNPRCKLRKLTCKSITPVKILKELVLVLHGNNRLTHLNLSSNNLGVPVSTMIFKTLRHSACNLQYLWLESCGLTPLVCRHLFVELSRNSSVSFLSLGDNDLSGMKGLQGPSGMSTSSLKELSLEKCNLSAAIYQDLALHVSSTQRTTRLCLGFNPLQDDGVRLLCAALTHPECALERLVLWFCQLGAPSCRYLSEALLKNKSLTHLNLRRNKLRDEGVKFLCKALSHPDCSLQNLDLSDCSFTADGCQELANALRHNHNMKILDIRNNDVQDNGVKHLCEVLQDPYCELNTLGLEKCNLTPACCQHLSSVLTSSKSLINLNLLENDLEPSGVSILWKALKKSMCKLQKLGLKKELYDLVKVELEELQERGSFLRVKYKWDFNDLEDKWWW, from the exons ATGAAGAAACTCTGTTATGAGCTGAGAAATCCAAGGTGTAAGCTCCGAAAACTGAC gTGCAAATCAATAACTCCTGTGAAGATTCTGAAGGAGCTTGTCCTTGTCTTACATGGTAACAACAGGCTGACCCATCTGAACTTGAGCTCGAACAACTTGGGAGTTCCTGTGTCCACGATGATCTTTAAAACCTTGAGGCATTCAGCCTGCAACCTCCAGTATCTGTG GTTGGAATCATGTGGCCTTACCCCTCTGGTGTGTCGTCATCTCTTTGTGGAGCTCAGCAGGAACTCCAGTGTGAGCTTTCTCAGCCTGGGGGACAATGATCTCTCAGGTATGAAGGGTCTGCAGGGGCCCTCTGGGATGTCAACATCTTCCCTGAAGGAGCTGTC CCTGGAGAAATGCAACCTGTCAGCAGCCATCTATCAGGATCTGGCACTGCACGTCTCTAGCACCCAGAGGACAACTCGACTATGCCTGGGATTTAATCCACTCCAAGATGATGGTGTGAGACTCCTCTGTGCTGCCCTGACTCATCCTGAGTGTGCTTTAGAGAGACTGGT GCTCTGGTTCTGCCAGCTTGGTGCGCCCAGTTGCAGGTACTTGTCAGAGGCTCTCCTTAAGAACAAGAGTTTGACACATCTGAACCTGAGGAGGAATAAGCTGAGAGATGAGGGAGTGAAGTTTCTGTGTAAGGCCCTGAGTCATCCGGACTGCAGCCTACAGAACCTGGA tTTGTCAGATTGTTCTTTCACAGCAGATGGATGTCAGGAGCTTGCTAATGCCCTCAGGCATAATCATAACATGAAGATTTTGGATATCAGGAACAATGATGTTCAGGATAATGGAGTGAAACACCTGTGTGAGGTTCTACAGGATCCGTATTGTGAATTGAACACACTTGG GTTGGAGAAATGCAATCTGACGCCTGCTTGCTGCCAGCATCTCTCCTCTGTTCTCACAAGCAGTAAAAGCCTGATTAACTTGAACCTTTTGGAGAATGACTTGGAGCCCAGTGGAGTCAGCATACTGTGGAAGGCCTTGAAAAAGTCAATGTGCAAACTACAGAAACTTGG GCTCAAGAAAGAGTTGTATGACCTAGTGAAGGTGGAGCTGGAGGAATTGCAGGAGAGGGGGTCCTTTCTAAGAGTCAAGTATAAATGGGATTTCAATGACCTTGAGGACAAGTGGTGGTGGTGA